A stretch of Deltaproteobacteria bacterium DNA encodes these proteins:
- a CDS encoding DUF1016 domain-containing protein, whose product MKSPKKTKALTLKQQPPSLQQEFYSQIREVIEQARGKAYRAVNFIMVEAYWNVGRLIVEEEQKGETRAGYGEHLLMSLAEKLTQEFGEGYSLTNLKYFRQFYLAFPIGHSLSDQDSIKQKGHAVSDQLKMPFLRPELSWTHYRLLLKVEKEEARKYYLEEAIASNWSTRQLERQINSFYYERLLSSKNRTLLKEETNKLEIPACPEDLIKDPLVLEFLNVKRDAVLQEKDLESLLIGKLQDFLLELGRGFSFVGRQHRISADTEHFYIDLVFYNYVLKCFILIDLKIGRLTHQDVGQMDFYVRYFEDKMRGKGDNPTIGIVLCSEKNETIVKYSMLKGSKRLFASKYKLHLPTEAELKKELEHERELIEREKRLLGG is encoded by the coding sequence ATGAAAAGCCCCAAAAAGACAAAAGCATTAACCCTTAAACAACAGCCGCCTTCGCTCCAACAGGAATTTTATTCCCAAATTCGAGAAGTCATTGAACAGGCCAGGGGCAAAGCTTATCGTGCGGTCAACTTTATTATGGTGGAGGCATATTGGAATGTAGGGCGGTTGATTGTCGAGGAAGAGCAAAAAGGAGAAACCAGGGCAGGTTATGGTGAGCATCTACTTATGTCTTTGGCTGAAAAACTTACCCAGGAGTTTGGAGAGGGATATTCATTAACAAACCTTAAGTATTTCCGTCAATTTTACTTAGCATTTCCAATTGGTCACTCACTGAGTGACCAGGATTCAATTAAACAAAAAGGTCACGCAGTGAGTGACCAATTGAAGATGCCTTTTTTAAGGCCAGAACTAAGTTGGACTCATTATCGCCTTCTGCTTAAAGTCGAAAAAGAAGAAGCTCGTAAATATTACCTAGAAGAAGCGATAGCCAGCAATTGGAGTACCCGCCAGCTGGAGCGCCAGATTAACTCCTTTTATTATGAACGGTTACTTTCCAGTAAAAATAGAACCTTGCTAAAAGAAGAAACCAATAAACTAGAAATTCCAGCTTGCCCTGAAGATTTAATTAAGGATCCATTAGTTTTGGAATTTTTAAATGTGAAACGAGATGCCGTGCTTCAAGAAAAAGACTTAGAAAGTCTCTTGATTGGCAAGTTGCAAGATTTCCTTTTGGAATTAGGGCGAGGCTTTTCGTTCGTTGGACGACAGCACCGAATTTCAGCAGACACAGAGCATTTTTATATCGATCTGGTTTTTTATAACTATGTTCTTAAGTGTTTTATTTTGATCGATCTTAAAATAGGCCGACTAACTCACCAAGACGTTGGTCAAATGGATTTTTATGTTCGTTATTTCGAAGATAAAATGCGAGGCAAGGGCGATAATCCAACCATTGGTATCGTGCTTTGCTCCGAAAAGAACGAAACCATTGTAAAATATTCGATGCTCAAAGGTTCCAAGCGTCTCTTTGCTTCAAAATATAAATTACACCTTCCCACCGAAGCAGAACTAAAAAAAGAACTCGAACACGAACGCGAGCTAATCGAACGTGAGAAGCGGTTGTTGGGGGGGTAA
- a CDS encoding DUF86 domain-containing protein, which translates to MSKRSSGLLIADIKEALDKIFDYKSGLSEEAFHNDHKTIDAVVRNLEIIGEAANRLPTDFKTKHSAIEWEKIIGLRHRIIHEYFGIDLGIIWHILENDLPSLRTQIGQIES; encoded by the coding sequence ATGTCTAAACGTAGTTCGGGCTTGCTTATTGCTGACATCAAAGAGGCACTTGATAAAATTTTTGATTATAAGTCAGGTCTTTCAGAAGAAGCTTTTCATAACGATCATAAAACTATCGATGCCGTCGTAAGAAACTTAGAAATTATCGGTGAAGCAGCCAACCGTTTGCCAACTGACTTTAAAACTAAGCATAGTGCCATCGAATGGGAAAAAATAATTGGACTCAGGCATAGAATCATTCATGAATATTTTGGTATTGATTTAGGGATTATTTGGCATATTTTGGAAAACGATTTGCCTAGTTTGAGAACTCAAATCGGTCAAATTGAGTCCTAA
- a CDS encoding nucleotidyltransferase family protein: MKTREEIIAALSGIKGSLQKKYPLTRLALFGSYARGDQNENSDVDVLVEVKPSIGLEFVTLANQIEKTIGVPTDVVSFKAIKPHYLKIVEAELIDV, translated from the coding sequence ATGAAAACGCGTGAAGAAATAATTGCAGCATTATCAGGCATAAAAGGGTCTCTTCAGAAGAAGTATCCCCTTACACGTCTTGCGTTGTTTGGTTCGTATGCAAGAGGAGACCAAAACGAGAATAGTGATGTAGATGTGTTGGTAGAGGTAAAACCCTCTATCGGGTTGGAATTTGTCACTTTAGCCAACCAAATTGAAAAAACAATTGGGGTACCTACCGATGTTGTTTCATTTAAAGCTATTAAACCTCATTATCTTAAAATTGTTGAAGCGGAGTTAATTGATGTCTAA
- the thiS gene encoding sulfur carrier protein ThiS has protein sequence MSEPITITLNGKLFPLQSAMELQNLVAQLGVKGAFAVAVNDEVVAKSDLTKVVLKQGDVVEIIHPVAGG, from the coding sequence ATGTCGGAACCCATTACAATCACCCTGAATGGCAAACTTTTTCCCCTGCAAAGTGCTATGGAATTGCAAAACTTAGTGGCTCAATTGGGGGTGAAGGGGGCCTTTGCGGTGGCGGTGAATGATGAGGTGGTTGCGAAATCAGATTTGACGAAGGTCGTGTTGAAACAAGGCGATGTGGTAGAAATTATTCACCCGGTGGCAGGAGGTTAA
- the thiO gene encoding glycine oxidase ThiO has product MTAKANIAIIGGGIAGLSAAWALQNKGARVTLFEAGEVGQGCSYKAAGMITPISETHFGEEKLLKLFLNSLALYPEFVKNIEKASGLEVDFHQTGSLLVAIDPDDEKELQRLYDYQKELDLPTTWLTKEEVLTQVPFLSPNIQAGIRAHKELFLSNRKLIRALKQALQNNGATILENQKVEDLWIENQQCKGVVCADQKQTFEQVVICSGLQNQFPSLPHDVLPALHPVKGQALCLKTKGPYQFDMAVRSIHRYPVYLVPRSDGHLVVGATMEDMGYDETVTAGAMMDLLYGTWRIFPASYEFPVVETWAGLRPATNDHKPVIGPTRIKALSCALGLYRHGFLLAPMVGKLIAEVL; this is encoded by the coding sequence ATGACGGCAAAGGCAAATATTGCGATTATTGGGGGTGGTATTGCGGGTTTGTCGGCGGCATGGGCTTTACAAAATAAGGGGGCACGCGTCACGCTCTTTGAAGCAGGTGAAGTGGGGCAAGGTTGCAGCTATAAGGCAGCCGGGATGATCACGCCCATTAGTGAAACTCATTTCGGAGAAGAAAAACTTCTAAAACTTTTTTTAAATAGCCTCGCACTTTACCCTGAATTTGTAAAAAATATTGAAAAGGCATCGGGCTTGGAAGTTGATTTTCATCAAACCGGTTCGTTACTCGTGGCGATTGATCCGGATGATGAAAAAGAATTACAGAGGCTCTATGATTATCAAAAAGAATTAGACCTGCCCACCACTTGGCTCACCAAAGAAGAAGTTTTAACTCAGGTTCCTTTTTTAAGCCCAAATATTCAGGCAGGGATTCGTGCCCACAAAGAATTATTTTTGAGTAATCGAAAATTAATCCGCGCTTTAAAGCAGGCCTTGCAAAATAACGGTGCGACCATTTTAGAAAATCAAAAGGTGGAAGATCTGTGGATTGAAAATCAACAATGTAAAGGGGTTGTGTGCGCTGACCAAAAACAAACCTTTGAGCAAGTCGTGATATGCAGCGGCTTGCAGAATCAATTTCCATCGCTACCTCATGACGTATTGCCTGCTTTGCATCCGGTAAAAGGCCAGGCCCTCTGTTTAAAAACAAAAGGGCCCTATCAATTTGATATGGCCGTGCGCAGTATTCATCGCTATCCGGTGTATTTAGTACCTCGTTCTGATGGGCATTTAGTGGTAGGCGCTACAATGGAAGACATGGGTTATGATGAAACGGTTACCGCGGGGGCCATGATGGATCTACTTTATGGGACGTGGCGGATTTTTCCGGCCAGTTACGAATTTCCGGTGGTAGAAACCTGGGCGGGTTTGCGCCCTGCCACCAATGATCACAAGCCCGTGATCGGCCCCACTCGCATTAAAGCTTTAAGTTGTGCCTTAGGGTTGTATCGGCACGGATTCTTGCTTGCGCCCATGGTGGGAAAATTGATAGCCGAGGTTTTATGA
- a CDS encoding thiazole synthase, translating to MSWSLAGKIYQSRLLLGTAGFPDLEKLSQAITLSGCEICTVAVRRVNLETHSESGLLPLLKSHGLTILPNTAGCYTAKEAELTTELASSALQTKLVKLEVIQDPYNLLPNGPELLKAAKTLVAKGFAVMAYALDDPLLCQELFEIGCVAVMPMGSPIGSGQGILHPKTIEEIRKRVKVPLIIDAGIGTASDVAKSMELGCDAVLTNTAIAKAKDPAKMAQSMKLAIEAGQLAYAAGRIPEKNYATPSSPMEGRIAFGERGK from the coding sequence ATGAGTTGGTCATTAGCTGGGAAAATTTATCAGTCGAGACTTTTACTGGGTACGGCTGGGTTTCCGGATTTAGAAAAATTATCCCAGGCCATCACACTGTCGGGCTGCGAGATTTGCACGGTTGCGGTGCGGCGAGTAAATTTAGAAACTCACTCTGAATCAGGGCTGCTTCCTCTATTAAAAAGTCATGGCTTAACGATTTTACCCAATACTGCTGGCTGTTATACGGCCAAAGAAGCTGAACTAACCACCGAACTGGCAAGTAGTGCCCTTCAAACCAAGCTGGTGAAATTAGAAGTGATTCAAGACCCCTACAATCTTTTACCCAACGGCCCTGAATTATTAAAGGCCGCTAAAACACTTGTGGCTAAAGGATTTGCTGTCATGGCCTATGCCCTTGATGACCCTCTGCTTTGCCAAGAACTTTTTGAGATTGGTTGTGTGGCGGTTATGCCCATGGGTTCACCCATTGGTTCAGGCCAGGGCATACTGCATCCAAAAACCATTGAAGAAATTCGCAAAAGAGTTAAAGTTCCTTTGATTATCGATGCTGGGATTGGTACAGCCAGTGATGTGGCTAAAAGTATGGAGCTAGGCTGCGATGCGGTTTTGACCAATACCGCTATTGCCAAGGCTAAAGATCCGGCCAAAATGGCCCAAAGCATGAAACTAGCCATTGAAGCTGGTCAATTGGCCTATGCTGCTGGAAGGATCCCTGAGAAAAATTATGCCACGCCTTCTTCCCCAATGGAGGGAAGGATAGCTTTTGGGGAACGAGGAAAGTAA
- the thiC gene encoding phosphomethylpyrimidine synthase ThiC — protein MKKLTFNPSYAPFANSKKIYLPGNLYPKLRVPVRQISLTPPNEPFNVYDTSGAYTDPNVSIDIREGLPTHRKSWVTERRGNVTQMHYAKQGIITPEMEYVAIREGFAPEYVRDEIARGRAIIPANIRHVELEPMIIGRNFKVKINANIGNSALGSSIAEEVEKMIWATKWGADTVMDLSTGKNIHETREWILRNSPVPIGTVPIYQALEKVDGKAEALTWEIFRTTLIEQAEQGVDYFTIHAGVLLRYIPLTAKRVTGIVSRGGSIMAKWCLAHHQENFLYTHFEEICEIMQAYDVSFSLGDGLRPGSIADANDAAQFSELQTLGELTQVAWKHDVQVMIEGPGHIPMHLIKENMDRELADCFEAPFYTLGPLTTDIAPGYDHITSAIGAAQIGWYGCALLCYVTPKEHLGLPNRDDVREGVIAYKIAAHAADLAKLHPHAKERDDALSKARFEFRWEDQFNLSLDPERARSYHDQTLPAAPAKTAHFCSMCGPNFCSMKITQDVREYARIHHLSPESALEKGLEEKAEEFRKTGSLYR, from the coding sequence ATGAAAAAATTAACCTTTAATCCTTCGTATGCACCCTTTGCTAATTCTAAAAAGATTTATCTGCCGGGAAATCTCTACCCCAAGCTTCGCGTACCTGTACGCCAAATTAGTTTAACTCCTCCCAACGAACCCTTCAATGTTTATGATACGTCGGGAGCTTACACCGATCCCAATGTCTCCATCGACATTCGCGAGGGTTTGCCAACCCATCGAAAATCGTGGGTCACGGAGCGTCGTGGCAATGTTACGCAAATGCATTATGCCAAACAGGGCATCATCACCCCCGAGATGGAATATGTGGCGATTCGTGAAGGGTTTGCCCCTGAATATGTGCGTGATGAAATCGCTCGCGGCCGCGCCATCATCCCTGCCAATATTCGGCATGTTGAATTAGAACCCATGATCATTGGTCGAAATTTTAAAGTTAAGATTAACGCCAACATTGGTAACTCGGCCTTAGGCTCATCGATTGCCGAAGAAGTTGAAAAAATGATTTGGGCAACGAAGTGGGGTGCCGATACGGTGATGGATTTATCGACTGGTAAAAATATTCATGAAACTCGGGAATGGATTTTACGCAACAGCCCTGTGCCCATCGGCACCGTGCCCATTTATCAAGCCCTTGAAAAAGTCGATGGCAAAGCAGAGGCCCTCACCTGGGAAATTTTCCGCACTACGCTCATTGAACAAGCAGAACAAGGCGTGGATTATTTTACCATCCATGCGGGAGTTTTATTGCGTTATATTCCATTGACCGCTAAGCGAGTCACAGGGATTGTCAGCCGTGGGGGTTCGATCATGGCCAAATGGTGCCTCGCCCATCACCAAGAAAATTTTCTTTACACTCATTTCGAAGAAATTTGCGAAATCATGCAGGCCTATGATGTAAGTTTTAGTTTAGGCGATGGTTTAAGGCCAGGCAGCATTGCCGATGCCAACGATGCGGCACAATTTTCAGAACTCCAAACCTTGGGCGAACTCACTCAAGTTGCCTGGAAGCACGATGTGCAAGTGATGATTGAAGGCCCGGGCCATATCCCCATGCATCTCATTAAAGAAAACATGGATCGTGAGCTGGCCGATTGTTTTGAAGCACCCTTCTACACCTTGGGCCCTTTAACCACCGACATTGCACCCGGTTATGATCACATCACTTCGGCGATCGGGGCAGCGCAAATTGGTTGGTATGGTTGTGCCCTGCTCTGTTATGTAACCCCCAAAGAACATCTGGGATTGCCGAATCGCGATGATGTGCGAGAAGGAGTCATCGCCTATAAAATTGCCGCGCATGCCGCCGACCTTGCTAAACTTCATCCCCACGCCAAAGAGCGAGACGATGCCTTGTCTAAGGCACGTTTTGAATTTCGTTGGGAAGATCAATTTAATTTATCTTTAGACCCCGAACGGGCACGGAGCTACCACGACCAAACCTTACCGGCAGCCCCAGCTAAAACTGCTCACTTTTGCAGCATGTGCGGGCCTAATTTTTGCTCGATGAAAATCACCCAAGACGTGCGCGAATACGCTCGCATCCACCACTTAAGCCCCGAGTCCGCCTTAGAAAAAGGCTTAGAAGAAAAAGCCGAAGAATTCCGCAAAACTGGTAGTCTGTACCGGTAG
- a CDS encoding type II toxin-antitoxin system RelE/ParE family toxin, which yields MPIVEVIFFKDEKRQCPVLEWLNTLPQKIEAKARARIEELAKLGHELRRPLADYLRDNIYELRWRYHSVNYRILYFFYQRTTVVLSHGFTKEHIVPPKEIEVAIKNKKLFESNPEKYSYETASYEN from the coding sequence ATGCCAATAGTTGAAGTTATCTTTTTTAAAGATGAAAAGAGACAATGCCCGGTTTTAGAGTGGTTAAATACCTTACCACAAAAAATCGAAGCTAAAGCTAGGGCTCGTATTGAAGAGCTTGCAAAACTAGGGCATGAATTACGAAGGCCTTTGGCAGATTATTTACGAGATAACATTTACGAGCTAAGATGGAGGTATCATTCAGTTAATTATCGAATCCTTTATTTCTTTTATCAAAGGACAACGGTTGTTCTCTCTCATGGATTTACTAAAGAACATATTGTCCCTCCTAAGGAAATCGAAGTAGCAATAAAAAATAAAAAACTGTTTGAAAGTAACCCGGAGAAGTACAGTTATGAGACAGCATCGTACGAAAACTAG
- a CDS encoding helix-turn-helix domain-containing protein, with amino-acid sequence MRQHRTKTRNALEILKRRAEKDPKLQKHYQEEKLNLRIAILIREAREAAGFTQTQLAKLIGTQQSVISRLEDADYEGHSLTILQKIARALNKTLILNFQKTRAA; translated from the coding sequence ATGAGACAGCATCGTACGAAAACTAGAAACGCCCTTGAAATTCTCAAGAGACGGGCCGAAAAAGATCCAAAACTACAAAAACACTACCAAGAAGAAAAACTCAACTTACGTATTGCTATTTTAATCCGTGAGGCCCGAGAAGCAGCTGGGTTTACCCAAACTCAGCTAGCTAAATTGATCGGTACCCAGCAATCAGTCATTTCTCGCCTAGAAGATGCCGACTACGAAGGTCACTCGCTTACCATACTCCAAAAAATCGCCCGTGCCCTCAACAAAACCCTCATACTTAATTTTCAAAAAACCCGAGCTGCGTAA
- a CDS encoding DUF547 domain-containing protein translates to MKYRKRTSSSIHVIASVSAAIFLIILLFSPTAFGQVPQEQPESIPKASPPPEDIIRINHEVLDRILRKYVDKKGLVDYKSLKRDKEDLALLKSYIDDLCEINPDLLGHPTEINTAWLNLHNAIVLWQVLEKYPLTSPLKAPNFFSEQRWKIGSKKYSLLDFEQEIFKKKIRDPRMVMARVLATQGGARLPPFAYSGDKIEEQLDEAAVRFLKEPYNVVWDPKKKRLFVTGYLDWHREELGNIEMLIRSYQKGLPEKISIVYGPFNWTLNDRALE, encoded by the coding sequence TTGAAATATCGTAAACGAACTTCATCTTCCATTCATGTCATCGCGAGCGTTAGCGCGGCGATCTTCCTTATTATTCTTCTCTTTTCTCCTACCGCGTTTGGCCAAGTTCCACAAGAGCAGCCTGAATCCATCCCCAAAGCCTCCCCCCCACCCGAAGATATTATTCGTATCAATCATGAAGTATTAGATCGCATTTTACGAAAATATGTCGATAAGAAGGGCCTGGTTGATTACAAATCGCTCAAACGCGATAAAGAAGATTTAGCTTTGCTCAAAAGTTATATTGATGATCTTTGTGAAATTAATCCTGACCTCTTGGGCCATCCTACCGAAATTAACACCGCCTGGTTAAATCTCCATAATGCCATCGTGCTTTGGCAAGTTTTAGAAAAATATCCACTAACCTCGCCTTTAAAGGCCCCTAATTTTTTCAGTGAACAAAGATGGAAGATAGGCAGCAAAAAATATTCGTTGTTAGATTTCGAACAAGAAATTTTTAAGAAAAAAATTCGTGACCCGCGGATGGTCATGGCGAGGGTTTTGGCCACCCAAGGAGGTGCGCGCTTACCACCCTTTGCCTATAGTGGTGATAAAATTGAAGAACAGCTCGATGAAGCCGCCGTTCGATTTTTAAAAGAACCCTACAATGTAGTTTGGGACCCTAAAAAGAAACGTTTGTTTGTAACGGGGTATTTAGATTGGCATCGTGAAGAGTTAGGAAATATTGAAATGCTCATTCGTTCTTATCAAAAAGGCCTACCCGAGAAGATTTCGATTGTTTACGGCCCCTTTAATTGGACCCTCAACGACCGAGCGTTAGAATAA
- a CDS encoding DUF4911 domain-containing protein, whose product MVFLKAILESYEGMAILRTTDEEHKIIEVWINPYFSKEINAVLQELQSTVPMHEVAFEQKLPWVP is encoded by the coding sequence GTGGTTTTTCTTAAAGCCATTTTAGAAAGCTATGAGGGCATGGCCATTTTACGCACCACCGATGAAGAACATAAAATCATCGAGGTTTGGATTAACCCCTATTTTTCAAAAGAAATCAATGCGGTGTTGCAGGAGCTTCAGTCAACCGTTCCAATGCATGAAGTTGCTTTTGAACAAAAGTTGCCTTGGGTTCCATAG
- the rlmN gene encoding 23S rRNA (adenine(2503)-C(2))-methyltransferase RlmN, with translation MELANIKNLSLEQLQTTLAGWGIEGYRYTQIVKWLYQFDVADFNAMTNLSKALRERLIAMFTIERWVPKIVQESSDGTRKFLYELSDGQTLESVLIPKADRMTLCISTQVGCAMGCAFCLTSTLGLMRNLTLFEIIEQIMASVRQLSPEQKITNLVFMGMGEPFHNYATVINALKIIIDRNALSIGKRRVTVSTCGLVPQIEQFAHDSDVKLAVSLTGTTDVMRDQLIPMNRKYNLKRLMQACKKYSQISGYPVTFEYTLLAGVNDFLADAERLVKLLKGVLAKVNLIPFNAFAESGFERTSDEQTYRFQNVLYQHDIQTNVRQSRGRDILGACGQLKAAMEPKATFVQKQLHALERLTEAPATPH, from the coding sequence ATGGAATTAGCGAATATTAAGAATTTGAGTTTAGAGCAGTTGCAAACAACCTTAGCGGGGTGGGGTATTGAAGGGTATCGGTATACTCAAATTGTCAAATGGCTTTATCAATTTGATGTGGCTGATTTCAATGCCATGACCAATCTTTCTAAGGCATTGCGGGAGCGACTCATCGCAATGTTTACCATTGAGCGTTGGGTTCCCAAAATAGTTCAAGAGAGCAGCGATGGAACTCGAAAATTTTTATATGAATTGTCGGATGGGCAAACCCTTGAGAGCGTGTTGATTCCTAAAGCTGATCGGATGACTCTGTGCATTTCCACCCAAGTAGGTTGTGCCATGGGTTGTGCTTTTTGTTTAACCAGCACTTTAGGTTTAATGCGTAATCTCACTTTATTTGAAATTATTGAACAGATCATGGCTAGTGTTCGCCAATTATCACCTGAACAAAAGATCACCAACCTTGTATTTATGGGGATGGGGGAACCTTTTCATAATTATGCTACCGTGATTAATGCCTTAAAAATTATTATCGATCGAAATGCTTTGAGCATAGGCAAGCGCCGAGTCACGGTTTCAACCTGTGGGCTGGTGCCGCAGATCGAGCAATTTGCCCATGATTCCGATGTAAAACTTGCGGTTTCGCTCACGGGGACTACCGATGTCATGCGTGATCAACTCATCCCTATGAATCGAAAGTACAATCTCAAAAGACTTATGCAAGCTTGCAAAAAATATAGTCAAATATCGGGTTACCCAGTAACCTTTGAATATACGTTATTAGCTGGGGTTAACGATTTTTTGGCAGATGCCGAACGGCTGGTTAAATTATTAAAAGGTGTGCTGGCTAAAGTTAATCTTATTCCCTTTAATGCCTTTGCCGAAAGTGGATTTGAGCGAACTTCAGACGAACAAACGTATCGCTTTCAAAATGTGCTTTATCAGCATGACATTCAAACTAATGTGCGGCAAAGTCGGGGCCGGGATATTTTAGGTGCCTGTGGCCAATTGAAGGCGGCTATGGAACCCAAGGCAACTTTTGTTCAAAAGCAACTTCATGCATTGGAACGGTTGACTGAAGCTCCTGCAACACCGCATTGA
- the gspN gene encoding type II secretion system protein GspN produces the protein MNKKIQIVLFALTAFVLYIFFLFFVFPYDALKSKILAEVEKQIGNDYALRVGDMDVSMFGNLYFLKVQVLKRGQEKDVLVFQSPKVKINLAFLPLLLGNTQLQFDLKQDKGSVGGLFQQSGNELTLELEFDEMSLANLQLWKDKDFTYKGSLEGSLEFKGDGKNFQKSEGSIELDLVNLVIDPFKFNAIASEMQLPAIQLSGKKGSKVVGKINQGKLVLSEFVLQGGDLELNLKGDVQLSALAGQTKLNLTGDMKLASALEDRIFSWVGGMLGESFDIGLFKTQLNEKRNPQGFLPLAITGTTRRPQIKIADLPIPLPM, from the coding sequence TCCTCTTTTTTGTTTTTCCCTACGATGCCCTAAAATCTAAGATCCTAGCCGAAGTTGAGAAGCAAATTGGTAATGATTATGCACTGAGAGTCGGGGATATGGATGTGAGTATGTTTGGGAATCTTTATTTTCTCAAAGTGCAGGTATTAAAACGCGGCCAAGAAAAAGATGTTTTGGTTTTTCAATCCCCGAAAGTGAAGATTAATTTAGCTTTTTTACCCCTACTCTTGGGTAATACTCAACTGCAGTTCGATCTTAAGCAGGATAAGGGATCAGTGGGCGGATTGTTTCAACAAAGTGGTAATGAGCTAACCCTCGAATTAGAATTTGACGAAATGAGTTTAGCCAATCTTCAATTATGGAAAGACAAAGATTTTACTTATAAAGGCAGCTTAGAAGGAAGTTTAGAATTTAAAGGCGATGGCAAAAATTTTCAAAAAAGTGAAGGTAGCATTGAACTTGATTTAGTTAATTTAGTGATCGACCCCTTTAAATTTAATGCGATTGCGAGTGAAATGCAGCTCCCTGCCATTCAATTAAGTGGCAAAAAGGGTTCTAAGGTGGTTGGTAAGATCAACCAAGGCAAATTGGTATTAAGTGAATTTGTCTTGCAAGGGGGCGATTTAGAACTCAACCTCAAAGGTGATGTTCAATTGAGTGCCTTAGCCGGGCAGACCAAATTAAATTTAACCGGCGACATGAAACTAGCGTCAGCCCTAGAAGATCGCATTTTTTCATGGGTGGGTGGCATGTTAGGCGAAAGTTTTGACATTGGCCTTTTCAAAACTCAATTAAACGAAAAGCGCAACCCCCAAGGTTTTTTGCCCCTTGCCATTACCGGCACCACCCGTCGCCCCCAAATCAAAATCGCCGATCTGCCTATTCCCTTGCCAATGTAG